A DNA window from Legionella sp. MW5194 contains the following coding sequences:
- a CDS encoding MFS transporter, whose protein sequence is MALREAYLLKKRTFLPLFITQFFGAFNDNAFKLSMLTLISYHLASSQSHSEFYQALSGGLFILPFFLFSATSGQLADRYDKALMTRLIKVFELVLMIIGSLAFSIQSMTLLLLVLMGMGIHSTFFGPIKYAILPDHLAREELLSATALIEASTFIAILLGTTLGALTIGTTHSHVGYAVALVLSAAVAGMVASWFIPPAPGKVTVAIDWHVWRATCAMMRQTFANRITLPAILTISWFWLIGAVITTKLPDYTHFVLRADTSVFALFLAMFSIGIALGSLTIGRMLQGAITLKYVPPAMLLLSFFAMNLYWVTPTVDEHLPLQSLGRFLLHFSNWPVTLDFFLFAFSAGLFIVPLYTFIQVSCPEHERARTVAANNILNALAMVMGSVILMVLIHFKMSIAFLFLLLGALNAVAAIVLWRVIRRH, encoded by the coding sequence ATGGCCTTGCGTGAAGCTTATCTTTTGAAAAAAAGAACTTTTTTACCCTTATTTATTACCCAGTTTTTCGGCGCATTCAATGACAATGCGTTTAAATTGTCCATGCTGACTTTGATCAGTTACCATCTGGCATCCTCACAATCGCATTCTGAATTTTATCAGGCACTTTCCGGCGGTTTATTTATTCTGCCGTTCTTTTTATTTTCAGCGACCAGCGGGCAATTGGCGGACAGGTATGATAAAGCCTTGATGACCAGGCTTATCAAGGTGTTCGAACTGGTGCTGATGATCATCGGCAGTTTGGCTTTTTCAATTCAAAGCATGACGCTGCTTCTGCTGGTCTTGATGGGCATGGGCATCCACTCCACTTTTTTTGGGCCTATCAAATACGCTATCCTGCCCGATCACCTGGCCCGCGAAGAGTTGCTGAGTGCAACGGCCTTAATTGAAGCCAGCACGTTTATTGCCATTTTGCTCGGTACCACCCTGGGCGCTTTGACCATAGGCACAACCCACTCGCACGTGGGCTATGCCGTTGCGCTTGTTTTAAGCGCTGCTGTCGCTGGCATGGTGGCGAGCTGGTTCATCCCGCCGGCACCCGGTAAAGTCACTGTGGCTATCGACTGGCATGTCTGGCGGGCGACCTGCGCCATGATGCGTCAGACTTTTGCCAACCGTATTACTTTACCGGCCATCCTGACGATTTCCTGGTTTTGGTTGATTGGCGCGGTGATCACCACCAAGCTGCCCGATTACACTCATTTTGTTCTGCGTGCGGATACCTCGGTTTTCGCGCTGTTTCTGGCGATGTTTTCCATAGGCATTGCCTTGGGCTCGCTGACCATAGGCCGCATGCTGCAAGGGGCCATTACCTTGAAGTACGTGCCGCCGGCCATGTTGCTGCTGTCTTTTTTTGCGATGAACCTTTATTGGGTGACCCCTACCGTGGATGAGCATTTGCCACTGCAATCCTTAGGCCGATTTCTGCTGCATTTTTCCAACTGGCCTGTCACGCTTGATTTCTTTCTGTTTGCTTTCTCAGCGGGCCTTTTTATCGTGCCTCTTTACACTTTTATCCAGGTCAGTTGCCCGGAACACGAGCGCGCCCGCACCGTCGCGGCGAACAATATTTTAAATGCACTCGCAATGGTCATGGGCAGCGTGATATTAATGGTGCTTATTCATTTTAAAATGAGTATCGCGTTTCTGTTTTTATTGCTGGGAGCTCTTAATGCGGTCGCAGCCATTGTTCTTTGGCGAGTTATCCGTCGCCATTAA
- the hemF gene encoding oxygen-dependent coproporphyrinogen oxidase, with translation MSDHSLSLPTDAVEQIKTYLLQLQQEICQSLQAIDEKGIFLEDAWTREGGGGGMSRVLEKGHVFEKAGVNFSYVHGESLPPSATLLRPELSGRQFTALGVSLVIHPENPYVPTSHANVRFIMAERQDEPPVWWFGGGFDLTPYYGFEEDCRHWHQTAKAACQPFGDDLYPRLKAWCDRYFFIKHRNEARGIGGLFFDDYHEISFENSFALMRSVGNHYLKAYQPIVLRRKDMPYGEREKEFQLYRRGRYVEFNLIYDRGTLFGLQSNGRAESILMSLPPEVCWQYNLQPEPDTPEGRLYSDFLPARDWLI, from the coding sequence ATGAGCGACCATAGCCTTTCTCTCCCCACCGATGCTGTAGAACAAATCAAAACATACCTGCTGCAGCTACAGCAAGAAATCTGCCAATCGTTACAAGCCATTGACGAAAAAGGCATTTTTTTGGAAGACGCCTGGACGCGTGAAGGCGGTGGCGGCGGAATGTCCCGGGTATTGGAAAAAGGCCATGTGTTTGAAAAAGCCGGCGTTAACTTTTCGTACGTGCATGGAGAAAGTTTGCCGCCTTCGGCCACCCTCCTGCGTCCGGAACTCAGCGGCCGGCAATTCACGGCATTGGGTGTGTCGCTGGTCATCCATCCTGAAAATCCTTACGTTCCCACCTCGCATGCCAATGTGCGTTTTATTATGGCTGAAAGGCAAGACGAGCCGCCGGTGTGGTGGTTTGGCGGTGGGTTCGACTTAACCCCGTATTATGGCTTTGAAGAAGACTGTCGTCATTGGCATCAAACGGCCAAAGCCGCCTGTCAACCTTTTGGCGATGATTTGTACCCCCGGCTTAAGGCCTGGTGCGATCGCTATTTTTTTATCAAGCACCGCAATGAAGCACGCGGCATCGGCGGACTTTTCTTTGACGATTATCATGAAATCAGTTTTGAAAACAGTTTCGCCTTAATGCGCAGTGTGGGCAATCATTACCTTAAAGCCTACCAACCCATCGTGCTGCGGCGAAAGGATATGCCTTACGGGGAGCGTGAAAAGGAATTCCAGCTGTACCGACGAGGCCGATATGTCGAATTTAACCTGATTTACGACAGAGGCACCCTGTTTGGTCTGCAATCCAACGGTCGGGCGGAATCCATTCTTATGTCCTTGCCGCCGGAGGTCTGTTGGCAATACAATCTGCAACCGGAGCCGGACACCCCCGAGGGTCGATTGTACAGCGACTTTTTACCTGCACGCGACTGGTTAATATAA
- the flgC gene encoding flagellar basal body rod protein FlgC — protein MSLNTVFDIASSGLVAETTRMSTTASNMSNANVVAGNPDDVYRPQYPLFQSVQEQANLSVRNAIAGKTAGVQVAGIYESELEPVLRYDPSNPLANEAGYVYVPNVNMVGEMANMISASRAYQVNLEVISSAKQLMQRTLQLGQ, from the coding sequence ATGTCATTGAACACGGTATTTGATATTGCCAGTTCTGGACTGGTTGCTGAAACGACCCGTATGTCAACCACGGCAAGCAACATGAGTAATGCCAATGTGGTGGCGGGTAACCCGGACGATGTCTACCGTCCACAGTATCCGCTTTTTCAATCCGTGCAGGAGCAGGCGAATCTGTCCGTACGCAATGCCATTGCCGGAAAAACGGCGGGCGTGCAGGTCGCCGGGATTTATGAAAGCGAGCTCGAACCGGTTCTTCGCTACGACCCCAGCAATCCTCTCGCTAACGAGGCCGGGTATGTGTATGTACCTAACGTCAATATGGTCGGGGAAATGGCAAACATGATCTCGGCTTCACGGGCTTATCAAGTCAATCTTGAAGTGATTAGCTCCGCTAAACAGTTAATGCAACGAACACTGCAGTTGGGACAGTAA
- the flgB gene encoding flagellar basal body rod protein FlgB, protein MTIDLDSYLGVHAKALLIRDQRASQLANNLANADTPNYKARDIDFNETLKQAMSSSSANRLITDQPGHIMAKNGYSSQLMYRIPTQSSLDGNTVDKDIETTEFLRNSLSYQASLTFLDSKIKNMMLALRGE, encoded by the coding sequence ATGACAATTGATTTGGACAGTTATCTGGGAGTGCATGCCAAAGCATTGCTGATCCGCGACCAGCGGGCATCGCAACTGGCAAACAACCTGGCTAATGCTGATACACCCAATTACAAGGCAAGAGACATTGATTTTAATGAGACGTTAAAACAGGCGATGTCATCATCGTCAGCAAATAGGCTTATTACTGACCAACCTGGTCACATTATGGCCAAAAATGGCTATTCGTCTCAACTTATGTACCGGATTCCAACCCAATCATCACTGGATGGTAACACAGTGGATAAAGACATAGAAACAACGGAATTCTTACGAAATTCACTGTCGTATCAGGCCAGTTTAACGTTCCTGGACAGCAAGATAAAAAACATGATGTTGGCATTGAGAGGGGAATAA
- a CDS encoding flagellar hook assembly protein FlgD, which yields MPGLPTTSGNQSLGQKDFLRLMIAQVRNQDPMDPKTNGDFLAQLAQFSTNDGIARMEQSISQLASSLQSNQALQASALVGRKVLIPSSTFKLGAEGEANAAVDIPAPVSNLAASIYGENGELVRTIPLGTQELGLFQFSWDGMNQKGERMPAGKYTIKVTGNFQGQEVALKTMVAANVDSVNLGQNGEGVRLNVAGIGSVALSDVRQITA from the coding sequence ATGCCGGGCCTACCGACGACCAGCGGCAATCAAAGTCTTGGGCAAAAAGATTTTTTGCGCTTGATGATTGCCCAGGTACGTAACCAGGACCCCATGGATCCAAAAACAAACGGTGATTTTTTAGCGCAATTAGCGCAATTCAGTACCAATGACGGGATTGCCCGCATGGAACAGTCCATTTCCCAATTGGCTTCGTCCCTGCAGTCCAATCAAGCCTTGCAGGCGTCTGCGCTGGTTGGCCGCAAAGTACTGATACCCAGCAGTACATTTAAGCTGGGCGCTGAAGGCGAGGCCAATGCGGCAGTTGACATTCCAGCGCCGGTCTCCAACCTCGCGGCATCCATTTATGGTGAAAACGGTGAGTTGGTGCGCACCATTCCGTTAGGAACCCAGGAACTGGGGCTCTTTCAATTCAGCTGGGATGGCATGAATCAGAAGGGTGAGCGTATGCCGGCCGGTAAATACACCATTAAAGTTACCGGCAATTTCCAGGGCCAGGAAGTGGCCTTAAAAACCATGGTGGCTGCCAATGTTGACAGCGTGAACCTTGGTCAGAATGGAGAAGGTGTCCGCTTGAATGTGGCAGGTATTGGTTCAGTGGCTTTAAGTGACGTTCGACAAATTACTGCTTAA